One genomic region from Natrinema caseinilyticum encodes:
- a CDS encoding ABC transporter ATP-binding protein: protein MTGVTIDGVTKTFQDSNGEIVAVDDVTIDIEDGEFLVLVGPSGCGKSTTLRMVAGLETVTDGSIKLDGQAIEHRQPKDRNVAMVFQSYALYPHMTVRENMRFGLEESTDLSDDEMDRRVEESAEMMGIDDLLGRKPSDLSGGQQQRVALGRAIVRDPEVFLMDEPLSNLDAKLRSQMRTELQRIQQDLGVTTVYVTHDQTEAMTMSDRVAVLNEGRLMQVGTPLECYHRPANRFVADFIGEPSMNFLDVERPTEDVLVTPEEGVTYPLSSDVAANLGDATDLVLGIRPEDIAVGDGQATDAHSVSATVDVVEPMGDDNIVYLQLAETDVSLVATVDGMRRLESGESVTVGVPEDAIHVFDQQSGDALHNRRLETVEVDRPVQ, encoded by the coding sequence ATGACAGGAGTGACGATCGACGGCGTAACGAAGACGTTCCAGGACAGCAACGGCGAAATCGTCGCCGTCGACGACGTAACGATCGACATCGAGGACGGGGAGTTCCTCGTTCTCGTCGGCCCGTCCGGCTGCGGGAAATCGACCACCTTGCGGATGGTCGCCGGCCTCGAGACGGTGACGGACGGTTCCATCAAACTCGACGGGCAGGCGATCGAACACCGACAGCCCAAGGACCGGAACGTCGCGATGGTGTTCCAGTCCTACGCGCTCTATCCGCACATGACCGTGCGGGAAAACATGCGCTTCGGGCTCGAGGAGTCGACGGATCTCTCCGACGACGAGATGGACAGGCGGGTCGAAGAGAGCGCGGAGATGATGGGAATCGACGACCTGCTCGGCCGGAAACCGAGCGACCTCTCCGGCGGGCAGCAACAGCGCGTCGCGCTCGGGCGGGCGATCGTTCGCGACCCCGAGGTCTTCCTGATGGACGAACCGCTGTCGAATCTGGACGCCAAACTGCGCTCACAGATGCGGACCGAACTCCAGCGAATCCAGCAGGACCTCGGCGTGACGACCGTCTACGTCACCCACGATCAGACCGAAGCGATGACCATGTCGGATCGCGTCGCCGTTCTCAACGAGGGACGGCTGATGCAGGTCGGCACACCGCTCGAGTGTTATCACCGCCCGGCGAATCGCTTCGTCGCCGATTTCATCGGCGAACCCTCGATGAACTTTCTCGACGTGGAGCGACCGACCGAGGACGTTCTCGTGACGCCGGAGGAGGGCGTCACGTATCCCCTCTCGTCGGACGTCGCGGCGAATCTCGGGGACGCGACCGATCTCGTCCTCGGGATCCGTCCCGAAGACATCGCCGTCGGTGACGGACAGGCGACCGATGCACACTCCGTGTCGGCGACGGTCGACGTCGTCGAACCGATGGGCGACGACAACATCGTCTACCTGCAACTGGCCGAGACAGACGTCTCGCTCGTCGCGACCGTCGACGGGATGCGCCGACTCGAGAGCGGCGAGTCGGTGACGGTCGGCGTCCCGGAAGACGCGATTCACGTCTTCGACCAGCAAAGCGGCGACGCACTCCACAATCGCCGCCTCGAGACGGTCGAGGTCGATCGTCCGGTCCAGTAA
- a CDS encoding carbohydrate ABC transporter permease produces MSNAQASTPQETTESRFEHIEYRRIGLYVLLTVIAVLFLVPLHSGLMTSLKGGNAFATSLPFVPPSADAATLEPWSTAFSRLGHAMVNSALVAVPATMISALFGSMTAYGLTKLEWRGQLTVVTLILAAIFIPYQAVLVPLRLGWSLVGLEQVVALVPVVGETLVERTGMIELTITHAAYGIPICTILFRSYYQKLNDEILEAARLDGAPERRVYRRIVLPLSVPMFAVTLIYQFTQIWNDFLIALVLLNSPENFVVTMELNALAGSMQSMYNVQMAGAFIAALPTLLVYIAFGEQFAKGATV; encoded by the coding sequence ATGAGCAACGCGCAAGCGTCCACACCACAGGAGACGACCGAATCGAGGTTCGAACACATAGAGTACCGGCGGATCGGTCTCTACGTGCTGTTGACCGTCATCGCCGTCCTCTTTCTCGTTCCCCTGCACAGCGGGTTGATGACGTCGCTCAAGGGCGGGAACGCGTTCGCAACGAGCCTCCCCTTCGTCCCGCCGTCGGCCGACGCTGCGACACTCGAGCCCTGGTCGACCGCGTTTTCGCGGCTCGGCCACGCGATGGTGAACAGCGCTCTGGTCGCCGTTCCGGCGACGATGATCTCTGCTTTGTTTGGGAGCATGACGGCATACGGCCTCACGAAACTCGAGTGGCGCGGCCAGCTTACCGTCGTCACGCTCATTCTCGCAGCCATCTTCATCCCGTATCAGGCGGTCCTCGTCCCGCTGCGACTGGGGTGGTCGTTAGTCGGACTCGAACAGGTGGTCGCACTGGTTCCGGTCGTCGGCGAGACGCTGGTGGAGCGAACCGGCATGATCGAACTGACCATCACGCACGCGGCCTACGGGATACCGATCTGTACGATCCTCTTTCGATCGTACTACCAGAAGTTAAACGACGAGATACTGGAGGCAGCGCGACTGGACGGCGCACCGGAGCGGCGGGTCTACCGGCGGATCGTCCTGCCGCTTTCCGTCCCTATGTTCGCGGTGACGCTGATCTATCAGTTCACGCAGATCTGGAACGACTTCCTGATCGCGCTCGTCCTCCTGAACTCGCCGGAGAACTTCGTGGTGACGATGGAACTGAACGCGCTCGCCGGGTCGATGCAGAGCATGTACAACGTTCAGATGGCCGGCGCGTTCATCGCCGCGTTGCCGACGTTGCTCGTCTACATCGCGTTCGGAGAACAGTTCGCAAAAGGTGCCACGGTGTGA
- a CDS encoding carbohydrate ABC transporter permease, with product MIARLVRSLRKAKPSSTDSSRSLRTDGGVDATDSGRPTPDEADFGSSESALASLRRNDFVQSLPFWLPGFLLVAAFVYGAIGWNFLISLTDWSGLGSPTYSNISFDTYLQLFQDGAFRNATWNTFVLMVSFTVIALAVGLFLAILMDREIRFGNGFRTIYLLPMSLSFVVTAIFWKWMYNAQDGVINVGFQAVGLGGIAPNWLGDPQFKLWAVIIALIWQFSGYCMIVYLAALRAIPDDHYEAARVDGATTVRMYWRVIIPQLRAATMGATVVLMVFALKAFDFIYVIYGGSQPGPSADILGVMMYREAFSGNPEWAYGSAVAMVLFVLALSVIAPYAIAQYRRGAL from the coding sequence ATGATCGCGCGACTCGTTCGCTCTCTCCGGAAAGCGAAACCGTCGAGTACGGATTCGTCACGGTCGCTGCGAACCGACGGCGGTGTCGACGCGACCGATTCCGGCCGTCCAACGCCGGACGAGGCCGACTTCGGCTCGTCGGAATCGGCGCTCGCCTCCCTCCGTCGGAACGATTTCGTGCAGTCGCTTCCCTTCTGGCTTCCCGGATTCCTCCTCGTTGCCGCGTTCGTCTACGGTGCGATCGGGTGGAATTTCCTGATCTCGCTGACCGACTGGTCGGGGCTGGGTTCGCCGACCTATTCGAACATTTCGTTCGATACGTACCTCCAGCTCTTCCAGGACGGTGCGTTCCGAAACGCGACGTGGAACACGTTCGTGTTGATGGTGTCGTTTACCGTTATCGCGCTCGCAGTCGGACTCTTCCTGGCGATTCTGATGGACCGGGAGATCCGCTTCGGGAACGGGTTTCGGACGATCTACCTGTTGCCGATGAGTCTCTCGTTCGTCGTCACTGCCATCTTCTGGAAGTGGATGTACAACGCCCAGGACGGCGTCATCAACGTGGGATTTCAGGCGGTCGGGCTCGGTGGGATCGCTCCCAACTGGCTCGGTGATCCACAATTCAAGCTCTGGGCCGTCATCATCGCCCTCATCTGGCAGTTCAGCGGGTATTGTATGATCGTCTACCTGGCGGCGCTGAGAGCGATTCCCGACGATCACTACGAGGCGGCCCGCGTCGACGGGGCGACGACCGTCCGGATGTACTGGCGCGTGATCATCCCGCAACTCCGCGCGGCGACGATGGGTGCGACGGTCGTGCTCATGGTCTTCGCGTTGAAAGCGTTCGACTTCATCTACGTCATCTACGGGGGCAGTCAGCCGGGTCCTTCGGCCGACATCCTCGGAGTGATGATGTATCGCGAGGCCTTCTCCGGGAATCCGGAGTGGGCGTACGGATCCGCCGTGGCGATGGTACTGTTCGTGCTGGCCCTCTCCGTGATCGCCCCCTACGCGATCGCGCAGTATCGACGAGGTGCCCTATGA
- a CDS encoding ABC transporter substrate-binding protein, with amino-acid sequence MTDSDMSKQREGKNETLGRRHVLGAVGVTGGLALAGCLGGGGSKADSLEDVIDSDLEESEYEPLEIGHWWTAGGEKKAFDALKSGFEEKHPDITVEPQESPGGGGSALATDVRSQVVDKSPPSTFQIWPGQALTTYTNDDLLFDIGEHVWKSDMQDAYLAGPKEQAQIDGAYYAVPLNIHRLNNVFYNVSVVEDAGVDPGSLESPSDLVDALATVDEAGYTGFAQSSNATFMMVQLWGMTLLGEGGTDTYNAVLDGNVSDNEETVKASLERMIEFSEYFPEDASSVAWDEANGDVIAGDAAFHHNGDWAAGQYLSEEDFAFEDDWDYIPFPGTSGMYALNMDSFVFPKYNPSPNATLAFLEYVGTADAQRRFNEHKGSIPPRTDVNTEEYTDFHKRQIEKFQSSDAQPPSVAHGLALAPGKKSEVESVMTSMAENWNADKAYDGIVDALE; translated from the coding sequence ATGACAGACTCAGACATGAGCAAACAGAGGGAAGGCAAGAACGAAACACTCGGTCGGCGTCACGTTCTCGGCGCGGTGGGGGTCACAGGGGGATTGGCGCTCGCTGGCTGCCTGGGCGGTGGGGGATCGAAGGCCGATTCGCTCGAGGACGTGATCGATTCGGATCTCGAGGAGAGCGAGTACGAACCGCTCGAAATCGGGCACTGGTGGACCGCAGGGGGCGAAAAGAAAGCGTTCGACGCCCTGAAATCCGGATTCGAAGAGAAACACCCGGACATCACGGTGGAACCGCAGGAATCCCCCGGCGGCGGCGGAAGCGCGCTTGCGACCGACGTCCGAAGCCAGGTCGTCGACAAAAGTCCGCCCAGTACCTTCCAGATCTGGCCGGGTCAGGCGCTGACCACGTACACGAACGACGATCTGTTGTTCGACATCGGCGAACACGTCTGGAAGAGCGACATGCAAGACGCCTACCTCGCGGGCCCCAAAGAACAGGCCCAGATCGACGGGGCCTACTACGCGGTCCCGCTCAACATTCACCGACTCAACAACGTGTTCTACAACGTGTCGGTGGTCGAGGATGCGGGCGTCGATCCGGGGTCCCTCGAAAGCCCGAGCGATCTCGTCGACGCGCTTGCGACCGTCGACGAAGCAGGGTATACCGGGTTCGCCCAGTCGAGCAACGCGACGTTCATGATGGTACAACTGTGGGGGATGACGCTACTCGGCGAGGGCGGTACCGACACCTACAACGCAGTTCTGGACGGGAACGTCTCCGACAACGAAGAGACCGTCAAGGCCTCGCTCGAGCGCATGATCGAGTTCTCGGAGTACTTCCCCGAAGACGCGAGTTCCGTCGCGTGGGACGAGGCCAACGGCGACGTCATCGCCGGCGACGCGGCGTTCCACCACAACGGCGATTGGGCGGCCGGTCAGTATCTCAGCGAGGAAGACTTCGCCTTCGAAGACGACTGGGACTACATCCCGTTCCCGGGCACGTCGGGGATGTACGCGCTGAACATGGACTCGTTCGTCTTCCCGAAATACAACCCATCGCCGAACGCGACGCTCGCGTTCCTCGAGTACGTCGGGACGGCGGACGCACAGCGGCGGTTCAACGAGCACAAGGGCTCGATCCCGCCGCGAACCGACGTCAACACCGAGGAGTATACCGACTTCCACAAGCGCCAGATCGAGAAATTCCAGTCGTCCGACGCGCAACCGCCATCGGTCGCCCACGGACTGGCGTTAGCGCCCGGAAAGAAGTCCGAGGTCGAGAGCGTCATGACCTCGATGGCCGAAAACTGGAACGCCGACAAGGCCTACGACGGCATCGTCGACGCTCTCGAGTAA
- a CDS encoding HPP family protein, which yields MREEAPFSTLYVGVLLAVPGLLAWVTGRALLFPSLGPSAFLLATVRSGEVTEPRRVVGGHVIGALAGLVAYHTIAPGLEVTASAPVLAIPQLRLVASGILAATLTSGGMLATETVHPPACATTLIVSLGLLPSVVDGALIVVAVVVLVLVHALVTDALSFDGALRSR from the coding sequence ATGAGAGAGGAGGCGCCGTTTTCGACGCTGTACGTCGGTGTATTGCTCGCCGTCCCCGGACTGCTGGCCTGGGTGACCGGACGGGCGCTCCTCTTTCCGAGCCTTGGACCCTCCGCGTTCCTGTTAGCGACGGTACGGAGCGGCGAGGTCACCGAGCCGCGGCGAGTCGTCGGCGGTCACGTGATCGGGGCCCTCGCCGGCCTCGTCGCCTACCACACGATCGCGCCGGGACTCGAGGTGACCGCGAGTGCACCCGTGCTCGCGATTCCACAGCTTCGGCTCGTCGCCAGCGGAATCCTCGCCGCCACGCTCACGTCGGGCGGGATGCTCGCGACCGAGACGGTCCACCCGCCCGCCTGCGCGACGACGCTCATCGTCTCGCTCGGCTTACTCCCGTCGGTCGTCGACGGCGCGCTCATCGTCGTGGCCGTCGTCGTCCTCGTTCTCGTCCACGCGCTGGTGACCGACGCGTTGTCGTTCGACGGGGCGCTGCGCTCGCGATGA
- a CDS encoding GYD domain-containing protein, which yields MPTYITLLNWTQKGIENVEDSLDRDEAGAEIVESQGGAVKDVYYTMGPYDNVVISEFPDDESYAKAILKVESEGYITGQTLKALPEDIISEFPE from the coding sequence ATGCCAACGTATATCACGCTGTTGAACTGGACGCAAAAGGGGATCGAGAACGTCGAAGATAGCCTCGATCGAGACGAAGCCGGGGCCGAAATAGTCGAGTCGCAAGGGGGAGCGGTCAAAGACGTATACTATACGATGGGACCGTACGACAACGTCGTGATCTCCGAGTTCCCCGACGATGAAAGTTACGCGAAGGCCATACTGAAGGTCGAGAGTGAGGGGTATATCACCGGTCAAACGCTCAAAGCCCTCCCCGAAGATATCATCAGTGAGTTCCCAGAGTAG
- a CDS encoding alpha/beta fold hydrolase, with protein sequence MQVTQSAAGTELTYERRGDGQPLILLHGGMAPREYWSAVVPHFDDFGVVLPQRPGFGTCLDDPETTSAAEVLDRETTDVQTLVDAVDGDPILFGHSFGALTALETATDAAVEAVLVYEPAILPDGFREQADLADRMEKLIADGRRREAVKRYVETVLHPDGIDDLDAWLAAWPVWPDCVDLAEEVVRMNRAVERYELPARLDVDAPVLVMSGTDGPDFLRKSARDVHEALPHSRFVEFDGVSHSGPGEAPARISAEVTAFRDG encoded by the coding sequence ATGCAGGTGACACAGTCCGCAGCTGGCACAGAATTGACCTACGAACGTCGCGGCGACGGTCAGCCGCTGATCCTCCTCCACGGGGGCATGGCTCCGCGGGAGTACTGGAGTGCGGTCGTGCCTCACTTCGACGACTTCGGTGTCGTCCTCCCTCAGCGGCCGGGGTTCGGAACCTGTCTGGACGACCCGGAGACGACGAGCGCCGCCGAGGTGCTGGACCGCGAAACCACCGACGTACAAACGCTCGTCGACGCCGTCGACGGCGACCCGATCCTGTTCGGCCACTCGTTTGGCGCGCTGACTGCACTCGAGACTGCGACGGACGCAGCGGTCGAGGCTGTCCTCGTCTACGAACCGGCAATCCTTCCCGACGGCTTCCGGGAGCAGGCCGACCTTGCCGACCGCATGGAGAAGCTCATCGCGGATGGACGGCGACGCGAGGCGGTCAAACGGTACGTCGAGACGGTCCTCCATCCCGACGGCATCGACGACCTCGATGCGTGGCTGGCAGCGTGGCCGGTCTGGCCGGATTGCGTCGACCTCGCCGAAGAAGTCGTCCGAATGAACCGCGCCGTCGAGCGATACGAACTCCCTGCCCGTCTCGATGTCGACGCTCCCGTGCTCGTGATGTCCGGTACCGACGGCCCGGACTTCCTTCGGAAGAGCGCCCGCGACGTCCACGAGGCGCTCCCCCACAGCCGTTTCGTGGAGTTCGACGGCGTCAGTCACAGCGGTCCCGGCGAAGCGCCGGCCCGGATCTCGGCGGAAGTCACCGCGTTCCGCGACGGATAA
- a CDS encoding helix-turn-helix domain-containing protein, protein MGLVAEFEIHCEALPLAGVAAAVPEATLILELQFNHGDRPLFLVTASGVSRTELEHALGAARDVERWTLVGQAGDTRRYQIRPALSLEEQLGDAIDDLTGLKALATAEAIIERIEVRDDGWRQTGWFASRDAFTEFSSFWQHNAGFRLRRLTQDGESEPPGEGLTDRQHEALRTAYELGHFDIPRRASLEDVATELDISASSVSERLRRAQTRLIEETVAPTWPPLPTRS, encoded by the coding sequence ATGGGTCTAGTCGCCGAATTCGAGATCCACTGCGAGGCGCTTCCGCTGGCCGGGGTTGCGGCGGCCGTCCCCGAGGCGACGCTGATCCTGGAATTGCAGTTCAACCACGGTGACCGACCGCTGTTTTTGGTCACCGCGAGTGGCGTGTCCAGGACAGAACTCGAGCACGCCCTCGGTGCCGCTCGTGACGTCGAAAGGTGGACGCTCGTCGGCCAGGCCGGGGACACGCGCCGGTATCAGATACGGCCGGCGCTGAGCCTCGAAGAACAACTCGGAGACGCGATCGACGACCTGACCGGGCTCAAAGCGCTCGCGACAGCCGAGGCCATCATCGAACGGATCGAGGTACGGGACGACGGATGGCGCCAAACCGGCTGGTTTGCCAGCCGAGACGCGTTCACCGAGTTCTCGTCGTTCTGGCAACACAACGCCGGCTTTCGATTGCGCCGTCTCACGCAGGATGGAGAGAGTGAACCGCCGGGTGAGGGACTCACTGACCGCCAACACGAAGCGCTCCGAACGGCCTACGAACTGGGCCATTTCGATATCCCGCGACGGGCGTCTCTGGAAGACGTTGCCACAGAGTTGGATATCTCTGCGTCTTCGGTCTCCGAACGATTACGTCGTGCGCAAACCCGACTCATCGAGGAGACAGTGGCCCCGACGTGGCCGCCACTCCCCACCCGATCGTGA
- a CDS encoding YqaA family protein, with protein sequence MVIWTEVLPWLSDSVHALAAGATGWPGLSFVFVYSVLIAFALPGPSEVVLATPLDLGIPTWAHFGLIMGVSATGKTVGSLVAFQVGQEAKQAGPLVRWLRRSRVDVLAWTERRTFTLARRYGYGGLALALCVPFFPDTLSIYAFAVLEEDHLKFAAATFLGSLGRLIVTLGLVGGAATFV encoded by the coding sequence CTGGTTATCTGGACCGAGGTCTTGCCGTGGCTCTCCGACAGCGTCCACGCCCTCGCGGCTGGCGCAACGGGGTGGCCAGGGTTGAGCTTCGTCTTCGTGTACTCGGTACTGATCGCGTTCGCGCTCCCCGGCCCGAGCGAGGTCGTCCTCGCGACCCCCCTGGACCTCGGCATCCCGACGTGGGCGCACTTCGGTCTCATCATGGGAGTCAGCGCGACGGGGAAAACCGTCGGGAGCCTCGTCGCGTTTCAGGTGGGCCAAGAGGCCAAACAGGCCGGCCCACTCGTGCGCTGGCTGCGACGCTCGCGCGTCGACGTCCTCGCGTGGACGGAACGCCGCACGTTCACGCTGGCGCGGCGCTACGGGTATGGCGGCCTGGCGCTCGCGCTGTGCGTCCCGTTTTTCCCCGATACGCTGTCGATCTACGCGTTCGCCGTCCTCGAAGAGGATCACCTGAAGTTCGCCGCCGCGACGTTCCTCGGGAGCCTCGGGCGCCTGATCGTGACGCTCGGACTCGTCGGAGGCGCCGCCACGTTCGTTTGA
- the fer gene encoding ferredoxin Fer, which produces MPTVEYLNYEVLDDQGWDMDDDDLFDEAADAGLDEEDYGTLDVAEGEYILEAAEAQGYDWPFSCRAGACANCAAIITEGEIQMDMQQILSDEEVEDKNVRLTCIGSAETDEVKIVYNAKHLDYLQNRVI; this is translated from the coding sequence ATGCCCACGGTAGAATACCTCAATTACGAAGTACTGGACGATCAGGGTTGGGACATGGACGATGATGATCTCTTCGACGAGGCAGCCGATGCTGGCCTCGACGAGGAGGACTACGGCACGCTCGACGTTGCCGAGGGCGAATACATCCTCGAGGCGGCCGAAGCCCAGGGCTACGACTGGCCGTTCTCGTGTCGCGCAGGTGCCTGTGCGAACTGTGCGGCGATCATCACGGAGGGCGAGATCCAGATGGACATGCAGCAGATCCTCTCGGACGAGGAAGTCGAGGACAAAAACGTCCGTCTGACCTGCATCGGTTCGGCCGAGACGGACGAGGTCAAGATCGTGTACAACGCAAAGCACCTCGACTACCTGCAGAACCGCGTCATTTAA
- a CDS encoding inorganic phosphate transporter, translated as MPEVLLIVGILTAIFVGYNIGGSTTGPAFGPAVGANVITKVMAAGLMSIFFFIGAYTIGPQVVDTLGTELVADTSVFTLRTNAAVLFFIGGALFVGNYAGVPASTSMTAVGAIAALGFATGELNMDVLGEIVIWWVVAPITGFWVAGVVGRYFYPRINAWIAIEGNRDGRPMVTVDRSGVAPRLRFGAGATRREITGALIVVAIGCLMGFASGTSNIANAIAPIYGTGDVDMTTLILIGSAAVAVGCFTIARRTLDTLGSDITNLPLTAAIVVAVISSGIVVTLSWIGIPASFVVIATMSIVGLGWGRATRTTTLSGVRAGEQPPVSVGALTADEEGEQSPEIGEEEPEDIPQASDLFDPSTTARVILMQNVVPALSTVGAYLTFRFVPIFGF; from the coding sequence GTGCCGGAAGTACTGCTTATCGTTGGAATCCTCACGGCGATCTTCGTCGGGTACAACATCGGGGGCTCGACCACCGGCCCAGCGTTCGGGCCGGCCGTCGGGGCCAACGTGATCACCAAGGTGATGGCGGCGGGGTTGATGTCGATTTTCTTCTTCATCGGGGCCTACACCATCGGCCCGCAAGTCGTCGACACGCTGGGGACGGAACTCGTCGCAGATACGTCGGTCTTTACACTTCGGACGAACGCCGCCGTCCTGTTCTTTATCGGCGGCGCGCTGTTCGTCGGCAACTACGCCGGCGTTCCCGCCTCGACGTCGATGACCGCCGTCGGGGCCATCGCCGCACTGGGCTTTGCGACCGGCGAACTCAACATGGACGTGCTCGGCGAAATCGTCATCTGGTGGGTCGTCGCACCGATCACCGGCTTCTGGGTCGCCGGCGTGGTCGGACGGTACTTCTATCCGCGGATCAACGCCTGGATCGCCATCGAAGGGAACCGGGACGGACGACCGATGGTCACGGTCGATCGGTCGGGCGTTGCGCCCAGACTCAGATTCGGCGCCGGGGCCACCCGACGGGAGATCACCGGGGCGCTGATCGTCGTCGCAATCGGCTGTCTGATGGGCTTCGCGTCGGGGACGAGCAACATCGCAAACGCGATCGCACCGATATACGGCACCGGCGACGTCGACATGACGACGCTGATCCTGATCGGCTCGGCGGCGGTAGCAGTCGGTTGCTTCACGATAGCGCGTCGAACCCTCGATACGCTCGGGAGCGACATCACGAACTTGCCGTTGACCGCGGCGATCGTCGTCGCGGTCATCAGTTCGGGAATCGTCGTCACCCTCTCGTGGATCGGCATCCCGGCGAGTTTCGTCGTCATCGCGACGATGAGCATCGTCGGCCTGGGCTGGGGGCGAGCGACCCGGACGACGACGCTCTCCGGCGTCCGCGCGGGCGAACAGCCCCCCGTCTCCGTCGGGGCGCTGACCGCCGACGAGGAGGGCGAACAGTCCCCCGAGATCGGCGAGGAGGAACCCGAGGACATCCCGCAGGCGTCGGACCTGTTCGATCCGTCGACGACGGCTCGCGTCATCCTCATGCAAAACGTCGTCCCGGCTCTCTCGACCGTCGGTGCCTACCTCACGTTCCGATTCGTCCCGATATTCGGTTTTTGA
- a CDS encoding universal stress protein, whose product MLSDILVPMDDSEHSGHALEYALENNPDAEVTVLHVVGVPSMMMGDAVGLSLEDDLEAAAAERAAGVFERAREIADERDREIETIVGIGHPARNIIDRSEAYDAVIIGGHGEDWSRATRQFLVGNVAETVSKRAPVPVTIVR is encoded by the coding sequence ATGCTCTCGGACATTTTGGTTCCGATGGACGACTCCGAACACTCCGGCCACGCCCTCGAGTACGCGCTCGAGAACAATCCCGACGCCGAGGTCACCGTCCTCCACGTCGTTGGCGTCCCGTCGATGATGATGGGCGACGCAGTGGGCCTCTCGCTCGAGGACGACCTCGAAGCCGCCGCCGCCGAGCGCGCCGCGGGGGTCTTCGAGCGCGCTCGCGAGATCGCCGACGAACGCGACCGCGAGATCGAAACGATCGTCGGCATCGGGCATCCGGCTCGAAACATCATCGACCGTTCCGAAGCGTACGACGCGGTCATCATCGGCGGTCACGGCGAGGACTGGAGCCGTGCGACGCGCCAGTTCCTGGTCGGAAACGTCGCCGAGACGGTGTCGAAGCGCGCACCGGTTCCGGTGACCATCGTCCGCTGA
- a CDS encoding inorganic phosphate transporter translates to MVETVLLVGVVASVFVGFNIGGSSTGITWGPSVGAGIVTKTTAAAVMTFFVFFGGWTVGRNVMDTLSEGIITTDLTLTAGVAVLFFIGLGMLVANVFGVPVPTSMTTVGAIAGLGLATGTLNYETIAGIISWWIVTPIIGLWIGVLIGRYIYSWINRRVKIEKSEGPLLRLDRRGAVPTPALGPNTTWRELVTTVAVLVIGCYMAFSAGASNVPNAAAPLVGTASGLDADTAIVVATLAIGLGGFTIARRTMDSVGGELSDIPLLAALFVMVTASTITTVLSWAGIPISLVMATVMTIVGIGWGRATRPITVREAVTRDVENPEIELGAIVAEEKADETAPQIGEPEPEEVLRGADLFNPRAIIKYVSMWIIGPSMSTVLAYAFFSILPGVV, encoded by the coding sequence ATGGTCGAAACCGTGCTGTTGGTCGGTGTCGTCGCGTCGGTTTTCGTCGGCTTCAACATCGGCGGTTCGTCGACGGGGATCACGTGGGGTCCGTCCGTCGGCGCCGGGATCGTAACGAAGACCACGGCGGCGGCGGTCATGACGTTCTTCGTCTTCTTCGGGGGCTGGACCGTCGGTCGGAACGTGATGGACACGCTCAGCGAGGGAATCATCACGACGGACCTCACGCTGACTGCCGGCGTCGCGGTCCTCTTTTTCATCGGCCTGGGGATGCTCGTCGCCAACGTTTTCGGCGTCCCGGTCCCGACGTCGATGACGACCGTTGGCGCGATCGCCGGCCTCGGACTGGCGACCGGGACGCTCAACTACGAGACGATCGCAGGGATCATCTCCTGGTGGATCGTGACGCCGATCATCGGCCTCTGGATCGGCGTACTGATCGGCCGCTACATCTATTCGTGGATCAATCGGCGAGTGAAAATCGAGAAGTCCGAGGGACCCTTGTTGCGTCTCGATCGCCGAGGCGCGGTTCCGACGCCGGCGCTCGGTCCGAACACGACCTGGCGGGAACTGGTCACGACGGTCGCCGTCCTCGTCATCGGCTGTTACATGGCGTTCAGCGCCGGCGCGAGCAACGTTCCGAACGCCGCCGCACCGCTGGTCGGGACCGCCAGCGGACTGGACGCCGACACCGCCATCGTCGTCGCCACGCTCGCGATCGGCCTCGGCGGCTTCACGATCGCTCGGCGAACGATGGACTCCGTCGGCGGCGAACTGAGCGACATCCCGCTGCTCGCGGCGCTGTTCGTCATGGTGACCGCGTCCACGATCACGACAGTGCTCTCGTGGGCCGGCATCCCGATCAGCCTCGTGATGGCGACGGTGATGACGATCGTCGGCATCGGCTGGGGCCGGGCAACCCGTCCGATCACGGTCCGCGAGGCGGTCACCCGCGACGTGGAGAACCCCGAGATCGAACTGGGTGCCATCGTCGCCGAGGAGAAAGCGGACGAGACGGCCCCTCAAATCGGCGAACCAGAGCCCGAAGAGGTGCTTCGCGGCGCGGACCTCTTCAACCCTCGCGCGATCATCAAGTACGTCTCCATGTGGATCATCGGCCCGTCGATGTCGACGGTCCTCGCGTACGCCTTCTTCTCGATCCTCCCCGGAGTCGTCTAA